A genomic stretch from Mesoplodon densirostris isolate mMesDen1 chromosome 3, mMesDen1 primary haplotype, whole genome shotgun sequence includes:
- the FASTKD3 gene encoding FAST kinase domain-containing protein 3, mitochondrial isoform X1, which produces MALITLRRNLCHLSDFRIHGAVAGLKTQRVICVHKTVKEHLCPWFWSLQLEPVRVTFHHAHSKKFHSENGNDLHPVGEPVFSQVHAWDRSEHSVKNVDEQIFYRRLNSFASSEELLHYISTLKTLPDTMAAGALHRICEMEKKDDGQRLPKEILENSAFQALCNQFAQNPSNLSNTGLVTALQALTLYVDPQSRLLLSLLAECHHRLEMGSLDIHSLCILGECLIKLQGPGCSTLDLIIYQLQGENLEEFTPEDIVTLYRILQACPEKVDQQQTFLNKINNFSLSVVSNLSPKLLSQMLTALVVLDQTQALPLVIKLGKYVVRHIPRFTNEELKEVLEAFIYFGHNDRFFTEALEQHVASLSLTLDPEVVSKVMEYCSRKLIFSKPILNAVAETFVCQSEKFSPNQIAELIEPFGKLNYLPPNASALFRKLENILLTRCNYFPPKTLLKLLHSCSLIECHPVNFMAKIFSPYFLQQLQGEESYLDRLSLAQLTQLFLTAILECPFYKGPKLLPKYQVKSFLTPCSSLETPMDFQLYKSVMIGLIDLLGARLYFASKVLTPYCYTIDVEIKLDEDGFVLPFTVDEDIHKRVALCIDGPKRFCLNSKHLLGKEATKQRHLYLLGYQVVQIPYYEIEMLKSRLELVEYLQKKLFSQNSGGHW; this is translated from the exons ATGGCTTTAATTACCTTGCGGAGGAACCTTTGTCATTTATCTGATTTTCGGATACATGGAGCTGTGGCTGGTCTGAAAACTCAACGTGTCATTTGTGTTCACAAGACAGTCAAGGAGCATCTGTGTCCATGGTTCTGGTCACTGCAACTTGAGCCTGTTAGGGTCACGTTCCATCATGCCCATTCTAAAAAGTTCCATTCAGAAAACGGAAATGACCTTCATCCAGTTGGTGAGCCAGTGTTCTCTCAAGTACACGCTTGGGACAGGTCTGAACACAGTGTTAAAAATGTGGATGAACAGATATTTTACAGGAGACTAAACAGCTTCGCTTCATCGGAAGAACTCTTACATTATATAAGCACACTGAAGACTTTGCCTGATACTATGGCAGCAGGAGCCTTACATCGGAtttgtgaaatggaaaaaaaagatgatggtCAAAGGTTGCCAAAAGAAATACTGGAGAATAGCGCCTTTCAAGCTTTGTGTAATCAGTTTGCACAGAACCCCTCAAATCTGTCAAACACGGGTTTGGTGACTGCTTTGCAAGCCCTGACCCTGTATGTGGATCCCCAAAGTCGCTTGCTGCTGAGCCTCCTTGCAGAGTGCCACCATCGTCTCGAAATGGGTAGCCTGGACATTCACAGTCTTTGTATCCTGGGGGAATGTCTGATTAAACTGCAAGGTCCAGGTTGTTCGACACTAGACCTGATTATATATCAACTGCAAGGTGAAAATTTGGAAGAATTTACCCCCGAGGATATTGTGACCCTTTACAGAATACTGCAGGCATGTCCTGAAAAAGTTGACCAACAACAGACgtttttaaataagataaataacttTTCTCTGTCAGTAGTTTCCAACCTGAGTCCTAAGTTACTGAGCCAAATGCTCACTGCCCTGGTGGTCCTTGATCAAACTCAGGCACTTCCGCTGGTTATAAAATTGGGTAAATATGTTGTGAGGCATATCCCTCGTTTCACTAATGAAGAGCTCAAAGAAGTCTTAGAGGCATTCATCTACTTTGGGCACAATGACAGATTTTTTACAGAAGCCCTAGAGCAACATGTCGCTTCACTCTCTCTCACTCTGGATCCCGAGGTTGTCAGCAAAGTCATGGAGTATTGCAGTAGAAAGCTGATTTTTTCAAAACCCATCCTCAATGCAGTGGCAGAAACTTTTGTTTGTCAGTCAGAAAAATTTTCACCTAATCAAATTGCTGAGTTAATTGAACCATTTGGAAAACTCAATTATTTGCCACCAAATGCCTCTGCTTTATTTAGGAAGCTAGAAAACATACTGTTAACTCGTTGCAATTATTTTCCACCCAAAACACTATTGAAACTTCTCCATTCATGTTCACTTATTGAATGCCATCCAGTCAACTTTATGGCCAAAATATTCAGCCCGTATTTTCTTCAGCAGCTGCAAG gTGAAGAGTCCTATTTGGACAGACTGAGCCTAGCACAACTGACCCAACTTTTCTTAACCGCGATTCTAGAATGCCCGTTCTATAAG GGTCCAAAACTTCTTCCTAAATATCAAGTGAAATCATTTCTTACTCCGTGCTCTTCCCTGGAGACCCCCATGGATTTTCAGCTTTATAAATCTGTGATGATTGGACTGATTGACCTTTTAGGAGCAAGATTGTACTTTGCTTCAAAAGTGTTAACACCCTATTGTTACACGATAG ATGTTGAAATTAAATTAGATGAAGACGGATTTGTATTACCATTTACAGTTGATGAAGATATacataaaag GGTAGCACTGTGCATTGATGGTCCAAAAAGATTTTGTCTGAATAGCAAACACTTATTGGGAAAGGAAGCTACTAAACAAAGACATCTGTACTTACTTGGTTATCAAGTTGTCCAG ATTCCCTATTACGAGATTGAGATGCTAAAGTCAAGACTTGAATTAGtggaatatttacaaaaaaaactattttctcaAAACTCTGGTGGTCACTGGTAA
- the FASTKD3 gene encoding FAST kinase domain-containing protein 3, mitochondrial isoform X2: MALITLRRNLCHLSDFRIHGAVAGLKTQRVICVHKTVKEHLCPWFWSLQLEPVRVTFHHAHSKKFHSENGNDLHPVGEPVFSQVHAWDRSEHSVKNVDEQIFYRRLNSFASSEELLHYISTLKTLPDTMAAGALHRICEMEKKDDGQRLPKEILENSAFQALCNQFAQNPSNLSNTGLVTALQALTLYVDPQSRLLLSLLAECHHRLEMGSLDIHSLCILGECLIKLQGPGCSTLDLIIYQLQGENLEEFTPEDIVTLYRILQACPEKVDQQQTFLNKINNFSLSVVSNLSPKLLSQMLTALVVLDQTQALPLVIKLGKYVVRHIPRFTNEELKEVLEAFIYFGHNDRFFTEALEQHVASLSLTLDPEVVSKVMEYCSRKLIFSKPILNAVAETFVCQSEKFSPNQIAELIEPFGKLNYLPPNASALFRKLENILLTRCNYFPPKTLLKLLHSCSLIECHPVNFMAKIFSPYFLQQLQGEESYLDRLSLAQLTQLFLTAILECPFYKGPKLLPKYQVKSFLTPCSSLETPMDFQLYKSVMIGLIDLLGARLYFASKVLTPYCYTIDVEIKLDEDGFVLPFTVDEDIHKRFPITRLRC, from the exons ATGGCTTTAATTACCTTGCGGAGGAACCTTTGTCATTTATCTGATTTTCGGATACATGGAGCTGTGGCTGGTCTGAAAACTCAACGTGTCATTTGTGTTCACAAGACAGTCAAGGAGCATCTGTGTCCATGGTTCTGGTCACTGCAACTTGAGCCTGTTAGGGTCACGTTCCATCATGCCCATTCTAAAAAGTTCCATTCAGAAAACGGAAATGACCTTCATCCAGTTGGTGAGCCAGTGTTCTCTCAAGTACACGCTTGGGACAGGTCTGAACACAGTGTTAAAAATGTGGATGAACAGATATTTTACAGGAGACTAAACAGCTTCGCTTCATCGGAAGAACTCTTACATTATATAAGCACACTGAAGACTTTGCCTGATACTATGGCAGCAGGAGCCTTACATCGGAtttgtgaaatggaaaaaaaagatgatggtCAAAGGTTGCCAAAAGAAATACTGGAGAATAGCGCCTTTCAAGCTTTGTGTAATCAGTTTGCACAGAACCCCTCAAATCTGTCAAACACGGGTTTGGTGACTGCTTTGCAAGCCCTGACCCTGTATGTGGATCCCCAAAGTCGCTTGCTGCTGAGCCTCCTTGCAGAGTGCCACCATCGTCTCGAAATGGGTAGCCTGGACATTCACAGTCTTTGTATCCTGGGGGAATGTCTGATTAAACTGCAAGGTCCAGGTTGTTCGACACTAGACCTGATTATATATCAACTGCAAGGTGAAAATTTGGAAGAATTTACCCCCGAGGATATTGTGACCCTTTACAGAATACTGCAGGCATGTCCTGAAAAAGTTGACCAACAACAGACgtttttaaataagataaataacttTTCTCTGTCAGTAGTTTCCAACCTGAGTCCTAAGTTACTGAGCCAAATGCTCACTGCCCTGGTGGTCCTTGATCAAACTCAGGCACTTCCGCTGGTTATAAAATTGGGTAAATATGTTGTGAGGCATATCCCTCGTTTCACTAATGAAGAGCTCAAAGAAGTCTTAGAGGCATTCATCTACTTTGGGCACAATGACAGATTTTTTACAGAAGCCCTAGAGCAACATGTCGCTTCACTCTCTCTCACTCTGGATCCCGAGGTTGTCAGCAAAGTCATGGAGTATTGCAGTAGAAAGCTGATTTTTTCAAAACCCATCCTCAATGCAGTGGCAGAAACTTTTGTTTGTCAGTCAGAAAAATTTTCACCTAATCAAATTGCTGAGTTAATTGAACCATTTGGAAAACTCAATTATTTGCCACCAAATGCCTCTGCTTTATTTAGGAAGCTAGAAAACATACTGTTAACTCGTTGCAATTATTTTCCACCCAAAACACTATTGAAACTTCTCCATTCATGTTCACTTATTGAATGCCATCCAGTCAACTTTATGGCCAAAATATTCAGCCCGTATTTTCTTCAGCAGCTGCAAG gTGAAGAGTCCTATTTGGACAGACTGAGCCTAGCACAACTGACCCAACTTTTCTTAACCGCGATTCTAGAATGCCCGTTCTATAAG GGTCCAAAACTTCTTCCTAAATATCAAGTGAAATCATTTCTTACTCCGTGCTCTTCCCTGGAGACCCCCATGGATTTTCAGCTTTATAAATCTGTGATGATTGGACTGATTGACCTTTTAGGAGCAAGATTGTACTTTGCTTCAAAAGTGTTAACACCCTATTGTTACACGATAG ATGTTGAAATTAAATTAGATGAAGACGGATTTGTATTACCATTTACAGTTGATGAAGATATacataaaag ATTCCCTATTACGAGATTGAGATGCTAA